CTCTGCAGCCGCCTTGCTCAGCTCGAACGGTACCGAGGACTCGTACTCGCCCAACTCGATGTCGGCGTCGAACTCGCCGTCCGTGAACAGGGAGGGCGCAGTCATCACTCCTCGGCGCCGACCGACGCGGCATCGAACTCCTCAACAAACGGTTCCAGTGCAGCCGCCAGCTGTGTCTTGTCGAACGCTCGAATCTGTTGGCGCTCCCAATCGAATACCTCCGACCCACCTCTACCGAAGAGTACGTCCTGGATTCGCCCGTACTGCCCGAAGAAGTACTCCTCGACGAGTGGCAGAACCTCAAACTGCCAGATGTCGACGATGTCCTGCTCTGTCTCGATGTCGAAGAAATACGAGTGCCCAATCTGCTTTCCACGACCTAGATCCGGCTCCGAACGAATCCGGCTATTGAGTTGGTGAACCGCAATTATCGACTGCGCGAGAAGCTGGTCGTCTGCACCAGCCGTCCGGGCGGTCGTTGCAACATCAGCCCACGACCCGAGGTCGTACTCCTCGCGGAGCAGCCGCAACCGTGGTGGGAAAGAAAGGAACGTAAAGCGACGCCGGAGTGCAGCGTCGACCAGGGCGATCGAGCGATCGGCCGTGTTCATCGTCCCGATCAAATAAAGGTTCGGTGGGATCGTGAATCGATCCCCCGAGTGGGCCAACGAAATGGCCGTTTCGTTTGCACCGGCCAACCGTTTGTCTGCTTCGAGGGCGGTGATTAGTTCGCCAAAAATCTGCGCGAGATTCCCTCGGTTGATCTCGTCGATGAGAAGGATGTATCGCGGGGCCTCTTCACCCTCCTCACTGGCGTAGTAGTCTTGGCGCGCGTGTTCAGCAAACTCTAGGAAGACCCCTGCCTCTTCGTCGTACGTCACAACTCCCTCCTCGTCCGTGCCGACGCTCAGGCCTTCGACGAAATCCTCGTACGTGAATGATGGGTGGAACGTGACGGTCTCGAACTGGCCAGTATGGGGGTCGACGCCGGGCTGCTCGTTGAGCCACCAGTGTGCGAACTGTTTGGCGGTGTAGGTCTTGCCAGTCCCCGGCGGCCCATAGAAGACCATTTGCCCGGAATCCTGCAGTTGGCGGGCGATGTCGCTAGCTTGGTCTGGTGGGTTGCTCGAGGCAAGCGGCTCACCTTCCGGCGTCGCCGAGAGCTCGCGCTCAGGCGTCTTGACGGAATAATTCTCTTCAAGAATCGTCTTGGCCTTCACGTGGTTCATATTGGCCGATAGGCCAACTGCGGACTGCAGTTCCCGGAACAAGACGAAAAAGAGCACTTCGCCAGGCCTCGCCTGGTTGATATCTCCGACACCCAGCTCGCGAGCCGCTTGGTCGAACGTGTTGGCGTAATCGGTATATATCGCCTGGAGCATCTCACAGTGGTGGACCTCCCGGAGGGTGAGTTTAGCCTCCGGCTGGACGCTTTTGAGCGAGTCTGTGAACTGCTCGACCAGCTTCTCAGTCATCGCGGTTTGGAACCAGCCGCGATTATACTGAGTAAAGGGCAGTCGGGTCCGGATGTCCACAACCGCCCCACTGACCGAGTCATACGACTCTGCTGGGGAGGGTGCCTCGATCGTCCACCACCACTCGCGAGCGTGATCCACAATGGCTGGCGCTTCGGCGATCAAGACGTACCGCAGTGGCGTTGGGACGGCAGTGAAGTACGCCCCTTGCGCGAGTTCGAAATTTTTGTCATAAAACAGACCATCATGGGTGTCATAGATGCGCTCGAATTCGCCTTGGTAGTCGCTGTTTTGCAGTAGATCTCCGTCGATGTCGAGTGGATTCTCGAACGCACGGTAGTTGGCCAACGGGAGGAAATACCCGTTACCACGGGCATTCGCGTCCCAGGAGTCGTCTGGAGGTCCCTCGAAATCCGTCTGGAGTGTTGAGGCAACCCGCGAGATGCCACGGAGCTCCCGCGTGTCTTTGAGCACGTGTAACACGATGTCTCCGAGATTGGGGTCGCGAAGGGTGCTGTAGATGTCTGCCCCATTACTGGCCTCACTGCGGGAGAACACGGCCGTCCCGAGCTCGAGATCGCCACCCGGCTGTTTGTACGGCTTATCCTCGAGTGAGGTGACCTCGATGTAGACGTCCGGCTCGACGCGGGCGGTGGTAAGCATCGACTCGATGGAGCCGTATTCGTCGACTAGTCCGCTGGTTGTCTCCGGGCCGCATACCCGGGTTCGCGTCAGGGCTTCATCACCGATGTCCAGGGCGTCATGAAGCTGGAAGCTCTGGAGCTCGATGGGAATCGGCACATCAATCCACAGTAACGTGCCGATGGTGTGGTCGGACGTGTCTAGGCTGGCGCCGGCCTGCCGGAGTGCCTGCTTTGTGGCACTGGTCGCAACCTCGCTATTGTGGGTTACATCTAGCACCTGTGCTGCGTCGGTGTATTGATTGGCCCCCGTGTAGAACAGGACATAATCCCCAGCCTCGATGGCGCGTCCGTCGATGTGGTCGGCTGCTGGGACCGGGTATCCGTGGACCATTCGATCGTCGCCTGGTGGGTCGGCGGTGTCGAGCTGAGTCCGGTCGAGCCCCCGTTGCACTACCTCTGAGAAGATCGTCTGTTCGGCCGGACTGACCACAGACGCAAGAACGAGGCCGGGCGGCGTACTCATTGCAGTAAGTCTGGGACAGTAGTGATATAAAAATGAGGCATCCGGCACCGGAGTTACAGCACTACCGGAAGCCCGAGCTGTCGCAGGTCAATCCAAGGGCACTGCGGTACTGATGAAACCCCCTCCGTCAGCCACGGTTTTACGCGACAGAGCCGGGTGAGTAGTATCTCGAGGGAGCTAAACCGATTTCATCGCTCACTTTTTGCTGAGGCAATCCGAGCGTTTTCTTTGTGCAGAACTGCATATGTGAAAATATAAAACGCAAGCAACAGTGCCTCAGCATTCGCCTCTTCATCACTGAGTAATCGGCCGTGCGCGATCTCATTGCGCCGCTCACGAACTAACTGCATCACATTTTGGAGATCGCCACTAAACACTTCATCGAATAAGATCTTCAGCCGGAGTGGCTTCCAGTCTCCACCCGTCGGTCTGTACATCCACCGTTTTGAATCGTCGTCAGGCGGTTGCCGAAATTCGACGGGTCCGACGTGTTCCTCGATATAATCTTGCAGCACACCTTCGAACTGCGCAGCCACGCCACCGAGGAATGACCAGTATCGTTGATCTCCAAAGACATCCATAAGCTCTGTTATTGGGCGAGTTCGAGTTTCGAATAGGCCTACGGTCTGGTATGTCTCCTCAAGCTTTTGGATCATGGAGTCATCGACTAAGTCGATCGCCTCCGGTTCAGTGTCCAAGCCATTCGTAAGAATTTGATGCAGTTGTTCAATTTCTGCTTCATATCCCCGTACCGTTCGGAGTGGTGACACCGCATCATACGTCGCAGCAACTGCTGGCTGATGTTCGCCAGCTACAGCGTCAATAATCACTGATCGGGCTGATTCCTTGTGCTCGGGCGAATTATACGGGTGTAAGCGCTCTAATTGTGCCGCCTCCCGATCTGATAGGTCGAGCAAGCAAATGGGGAGTTTCCTCAGCGGCTCCATTTGGATCCGAATCGCTTCTGTGTCTCTCGCCATTCTTGGAAACCGACTCTCATTGAGCAGTTGGTATAATGGAGAATTCAGAATTGTTTGGAGTCGCTCTGGAGGAATCTCGTCACTACAGGCTATCCCCCGGAGATTGTTACTAAAGAGGACTGGCCGGAGCTCTGGGTCAATTCGATACCACGTAAGATCTCGGGAAACCTCGTGTGCGACCAAATCGGGGTTCTCTAATGAGCAACTTCTGGGCAGGACTCCGCGTGTGGACTGTCTATCATCGCGGAATTCAGTTTGTACGTATTCTGCAGCAGCGGAGTCGACCGACGCTAGTGCGTCAGCGACTGCGGCTCGGTCGGATGGATCCAGGTCGTGTGATTCAATGAACTCCCGTAGATCGAATAAGTAGTGGCTCACCTGATCTCGTTTGATGATTGTACGCTCCTCAGGGAGTGTCTTAATCACTGGAGTGAAAAACTGGTCACTAATCGCTGAAGCGGCTCGCTCGTCTGGGTCGAAATAGAACGTCCGGTTGTCCCCAGTCGTCATTCCGATCGCGATGTGTTCCGTGACCGCTTCGAGTGTGGGAAACTGCCCCCCAAAGAACGGCGCTGCACCTGGTGACCTACTCAGTGTTTGAAGTACGGTTGTCTCAACGTTGGCTGCTACAAGTGCTGCAGCAACAGACTCGACTGACTCGGCCGATTCGGGATTAAACAGTGCCCCAAGGGCACGGTCTGGGTCATCGAACGAGCTAATCTTCACTACCCCGATCGACTCAGCAGCAGGTGCTCGCTCAACACACAATATTGTCGGCTCTGTCCCCATCGTCGTGAACTCAGTATCTGGAACACTGACGATCCGTGTGATCTGAACGTCATCGGGAATGACTTGCTCTCGGATTCGCCTGATACTGCGAGCGGGTATGATGAAGCAGCCACGGCCACCGGGAGCAAGTAGTTGGCATCCGGCGGCGATGAAATTCTCCTCAATCCGTGAATGAGGAAGTGAATTGGGAGCGGCTTCTGTCAATTGATGCGTTCTCCCAACAGGAGGGTGCGCAAAGATACAATCAAATCGCTCTGGATCCTGTTCCGGCAAAGTCTCAGTGAGTGTGCTGTTCAGGCGAAGCTCAGACTCACTCTGATCAACTAATTCGAATACGTCCTGGCGACGGACATGATCAGGTGGGACACCATGCGGTGTGGTCCGAGCAGCAGTTAACGCACAGGCAATTCCGTTTGTATCGATTGCCCATGCATTGGTAGGGTTAGCAATGCTATCGACAGCAGCTGAAAACAAGTCACCTGCGCCACAACCGATGTCCAGAATCGACTCTCGATCACCAGCTGTCGCCCACTGGGCAGCCACCGATGCAACCGACTCAGGCGTGTAGTATGCACCCAGATTCGCGTTGGCGATTGATTGGAGAACCGTCGCAATACTCGATTGTTCATCAGCAGTGAGGAACTCGAGTGATACTGGCGTGGTCTCTAGCTGTCCCTCGTAGAGTTTGTATATGATTGTGGTGAGCCGTGCTGAGTCAATAGTCCCTATCTCAGTAGGCAGATATGAGAGATCAAATTCTCGAAATTCTCTTTCAAACACGAGCACAGTGCCTTCGACAGGGGCGATGACAAACTCTGTGGCCTGGAATTCGTGCTCAAGCTGTTGCCACTCGGTTGGGTGGGTCGTTGTCTGCTCAACAGGACTCACTGGGAGGTCGTGAACAACCACCGCCGAGTGGTCTCCATCAATTGCCACCACCCCATCGGCAACGGTGGAAACATGCGTGATCGACGAGAGTTGACGTAAACCGTTTTTCAGATTCTGGAGTGTCACGATACACCTCACTCAAACTGGATTGGAATCAACCTTTCCCATCAACAGAGAGCAAGCTCCCTCGAACAGGACAATCTATAAGTTGTCGTCGTACTGCATTAGTGCTATTCGTATGTCCACGCTCCGATCACTCCAGCTGGTTGTTCTCCCATGAGTATTGACCCGAGTCAGCTCCAGCCGGGGACGGTCATCCGGAATCGCAATCGCTTGTGGCGGGTTGATTCAATCGATGGGCAGGAGGTAACGGCCACTTCGCTCGAGGGCCCCAACTCCAAACACCGCTTCTACGCCCCAATTGAATCGATCACGGAAGGGAATATGGCTCCCCCGTCGACAGACACGATGGGAAATCCGCAGTTTCAGGATCTCCTCATCCAGGCGAACCGGCTGTCAATGCTACACGGGACGGCGCCGCTGATGAGTCTCCAGCGCTCCCGTGTCATCCCGACTGAGTACCAGCTGACGCCGGTGGTGATGGGCCTGGATATGCCGTCGGTGCGGCTCCTTCTGGCGGATGACGTCGGGCTTGGGAAAACCATCGAGGCGGGCCTCATCACAAGCGAGTTGCTGGCTCGCAATCGCGCCGACCGAATCCTGATCGTGACGCCTGCCAACCTCCGTGAGCAATGGCGCGAGGCATTTAACCACTTCTTCCATATTGACGCGCAGATCACCAGCCGTCGGAACAAGCGAGCGATGGAGAAAGACGTCCCACCAGGCACGAGCGTCTGGGACTACTACTCCAAGCATATCGTCTCTATTGATTACGCAAAGCAGCCGCACGTCCGCAGCGAGGTGCTCGCGCAGGACTGGGATCTCGTGATCATCGACGAAGCCCACCAAGCGGCGCGTCCCCACACAGCATCGGCAGGGCAGTCGCCCTCGAAGCAGCGCTGGGAGTTCGCACAGGATATCACCGACGCGGCGACCCATGCGTTGCTGCTGACAGCGACGCCACACAACGGCTATTCGGATAGTTATGCGAGCCTGCTGCGGATGGTGAACCCCGACATCGTCTCGGGGGATCCGCACAACCCCCAGATCAACCGCGGGATCGCCGAAAAGCACGTCGTCCAGCGGCGGCGCACAGACGTCGAGCAGTGGTTCGGCGACGAAAACGAGAATCCATTTCCTAAACGTGACCAGGACACCGTCGAAATCGAGCCGACAGGATTCGAGACCGATGCGTATGATGCTGTCCGCGAGTACGGAGACACGCTCGTAGAGGCTGCTAAGGAGTCTGACAACCGAACGCTCGCGCAGTGGACCGTCGTCCACTTCTTGAAGCGGGCGCTCTCAAGCCCGGAGGCACTCCGTCGGTCACTACGGAACCGGCGTGACAAGCTCACTGACCACCTCGAGGAGATCGACGCCAGCGGTGGCGACGGCTCCGAGACTGCGGGGGTGTCTGCGGAGTTGGCGCAGGCAAACGCCCTCGACAGCGACCCGGGCGAAGACTACTCTGAGACGGAGCTGGGCGAGCGCGTCGAGCGTGTCGTGACTGGGGACGAGAAAGCGATTCGCATGGAGTTAGCGTCGCTTGAGACGACGCTGGAGGCTGCTGAAGGAGTCACCCCATCCCGCGACAGTAAACTTCAGAAGTTGCTTGGGCAGACGCTGCCGGCGCGATTCAGAAGTGGCGGGACGATCATCTTCACCAAGTATGTGGACACGCTCGAATATTTGGAGGAGCACGTCCGCGACGAATACGGTGACCAAGTGAGTGTCCACACGTTGTATGGCGAGATCGGCGATGCGGAACGAAACGAGCGCTTCCAGGCGTTTGCTGATGCCGACCGAGGCGTGCTCATCGCGACCGACGTGATCAGTGAAGGGATGAACCTCCAGTATGCCGCTAATCAGGTTATCCACTACGAGCTGCCGTGGAATCCTAACCGCCTGGAGCAGCGGAACGGTCGCGTTGATCGGTATGGCCAAACGGCGGACACGGTGTACATCCGGACGATGGTGATAGACGATCCGATGGACCGGACCGTCCTAACAAAACTCATCATAAAGGCACAGGAAATTCGCTCTGAGTACGGCTTTTCACCCCCCTATCTGGGTGATGATGAGGGGATTTTGCAGCTCCTGGATCCCGAGGAGATGCAGAATCTCGTCCCGCAACAGACGCTCACCGATTTCACCAGTAGCCAAACACAGGCTGATGCTAAGGAAAGCGCGTTCGATGATGCGGTGCTCCAACGAATCGAAGACGAATCCTTCTACAATCATACTGAGGTCGACCTCAGCGAGGTGAAACAGCGCCAGGAAGAAACCCAGGAGCTGCTTGGGGGGCCTGATGCAGTTCAGGAGTTTGTCCGGAGTGGACTGAACCTCTTCAACTGTCGGTACGAGATGAATCCTGACATGACCTATGAGGTCGAAATCAAAGCGGATGAACTCCGTGGGCCTGATATTCAAGCCACCTATGAGCGCGTTACGTTCGACCCGAATCGAGCTGCGGAAAACGACGACCTCGAGATGCTCGATATCGCACATCCCCTGGTGCAGCGGTTGATTGAGTCCGTCAAAGAGGTCGCGCTGACTGACGGTGAGCGGTACGGCCGGACTGCGATGCGGGGGACCGGTGCAGTTGATCAGCCAACAGCGCTGTACACCTGGAAGGTCAGGTATTTTGCTCATACTGGAGATGACCCCACAGTGATGGAGGAACTGGTCCAGGTCGGATTGCCACTCTACGGTGATGAACCGCTTTCGAACGAGACGATTGACACACTCCGGACGGCGGAGACGACGGTCGCCCAACGAACCCAACAGGAGTGGGAGCGTGACCTGGAGCAGGCGGTTGAGCACGATTCTCGGAAGGACGCGATTCGTCAGCGGGCGATTGAACGGGCACAGACCATCTCCGAGGAACGACGCACGATGCTCGCGAAACTCGAGGACGCCGGCTATGGCACGTCACTGGAGGGCACCGACCGGATTTCGGTTGCCAGTGAGGACCTGCTAACGGTCGGTCTCTACTACCCTTCATAAATGAGCATGCAAGACACCAAACGCCGACGCGGACGCCGAGAGACATCGTTCATTACCACCAGCGGTGGCCTGCTGACCGAGCAGCTGCTGTATAAGCTTCGGAATGAGGCCTGCAGTGAGGAAGCGGTCGCGCCCCAGACGTTCGCAATTGGTGATGCGGTGCCCGAGGGAGAGGCTGCCGTCGAGCGCGATATCTCGGCGGCGTGGGAGACGCTCGTGGAGCGGTGGGACGAGATTAGCCGGGACAACTCTGTGTTCGGGATGGACGTCTCGGCCATCCGCAACCAGTGGCTGTTGAAGTTATTTGATGCGCTTGGGTTCGAGCCGGAGTTCCAGCAGTCAAATCTCGAGGCAAGTGGCATTGAGGCCAATCTCTCGCATCTCGGGTGGCCACCCCAGGAATCGGTCCAGGCAGCTGGTTCGGAGTTCGAGGGTGTACCACCTGTGCTGCATATGACGCAGCCCGATGCCGACCATCGGCTCGACGATGGCGATCACGATGGGACGGGCGCCCGCCAGAAGAGCCCCCACGACGAACTCCAGACGTATCTTAATGCCAGTAGCGAGGTCCAGTGGAGTGTGGTGACGGATGGCCTGAAGCTGCGGGTGTTGCGCGACTTCTACCACACCTATACGCGAGGATACGTCGAGTTCGACCTGGAAAATATCTTCACGAACCGTAATTTCGGGGACTTCCGGGCGTTGTACCGGCTGTGTCACGCCTCGCGGTTTACCAGTGAGGACGACGATGATGAACGGCCAGTGGAGTCCCTGTACCAGGTATCCATTGCGACCGGCGTGAAGGTTGGTGAGGACTTGCAGTCAAATGTTGTTGAGGCCCTGGAAACGCTGGGGAACGGCTTCCTGACGCCCGCGATTCGAGAGCAGTTGGAAGCGGGAGGCCAGGACGTTGCTGACGCCTATTACCAGGACCAGCTGCGGATCGTGTATCGGCTGTTGTTCTTGATGTTTGCGGAGCAGCGCGGGATGATGGCGGATCGCGGCGATCTGTACACTGATGAATACAGTGTGAGTGCGTTGCGCGAGCGGGCTGAACGCCAGTCCGTGCGCGATTCAGCGACTGATTTGTGGGAGGGTTTGCAGGTTACCTTCGAGCTGGTTGGTGAAGGGCACGATGACGAGCACCTACATGTCCCGGGGTACAACGGTGGATTGTTCGACGACGAAAACCTCTCCTTTGTTGATGAGGCGACCTGCCCGAACCACGCCCTGCTTGACGCGGTGCATAATCTCACCCATGTCGAGCAGGAGGGCTACCAACAGCGGATATCCTATGCTGATCTAGGGGTCGATGAGATCGGGGCGGTGTATGAGAGCCTGCTCGAGTTCACGCCCCAGTATGCGACCGAAGTACCCGAGCTTGAGGAACGCGATATCTCTCGGGGTGAATTCTATCTGGACTCTCGTGGGATGGAACGCAAGGAGACGGGCAGTTACTACACGAAGCCCGAGCTAGTAGATGAGCTGATCGACAGCACGCTCAAGCCGGTAGTTGAAGAACGGATCGAGTCGGTGGAGTCGGCAGACGCGAAGGAGAAAGCGTTGCTTGATATCGATGTGTGTGACCCCGCCTGTGGCAGTGGGGCCTTCCTGATCGCGGCGAACAACTTCCTCGGGAAGCGGCTGGCCGAAATTCGGACTGACTCAGCATATCCGGATGAACAAGAGCTCCGGCAGGCCCGGCGGTCGGTGGTGCAACACTGCATCTACGGAGTTGACCTCAACCCGATGGCAGTGGAGCTGGCGAAGGTAAGCCTCTGGATTAATTCGGCAGTGGAGAACCAACCGTTGAGTTTCCTCGATCACCGTATCAAGCAGGGCAACTCGCTGATCGGGGCGACTGAGGAGTTGGTGAGTGGTGGGGTGCCCGTCGACGCGTACGAGACGTCGAGCGGGTGCGACTGGCACGTCGGGAATAAGATTCGAAAGCGGGTCCGTCAGGAGAACAAGAACATTCCTGATGAACCCCAGGTGCAAACGGGACTGGATTGGTCGAGTTTCTCCGACGAGGGCGAGCACGTCGCACTTGCAGAAGAGATAGAGAATCTGGAGGAAGGTTCGATTGAGGCTGTAGAGCGCAAGGCTGAGCTGTACGATGCGTTCGAGGATTCCGAGAGCTTGAATCGAGAGCGGCTCGCGTTTGACGTGTGGACGGCAGCGTTCTACTGGCCGCTTGACGGGTCTGCTTCTGAGTATCCATCACCGAATACAATCGAGAAAGTGCGGCGGGAAGCGCCTGAGGAACTCACCGATACCAATGGGGATTTGGGGGACATGTGTCAGCGGGCGCGTGAGTTGAGCGAGACACATTCGTTCTTCCACTGGGAGCTCGAGTTCCCGCTGGTGTACGATGCGGGTGGGTTCGATTGTATCATCGGAAACCCACCGTGGGAGAAGCTCAATTTCGAGGCTGAGCAGTTCTTTGCTGTCAGTCGGCCGGATATTGCGAACGCCTCTACAGCGGCCAAGCGAAATATGATGATAGACCAGCTTCAGGAAGAGAATCCGGAGCTGTATGAGCAATATCAGGCCTCCGCAGAGGGCGCCGAACACGCAATGTCGTTCATGCGTACCAGCGGTCGGTACGAGCTTACCGGCCGGGGTCATGTGAATACGTATGCACTCTTTGCAGAGTTGTCCCTCAACAGCATCAACGATCAGGGCTACAATGGACTGATCGTGCCAACTGGAATTGCTACTGACTCGACCACACAGGAGTACTTCCGTAAGCTGGTAGAGGAGAAACGTCTAAAATCGCTCTATGATTTTGTCAATAAGAAAAACATTTTCCCAGCGGTTGACAGCCGTGTCAAATTCTGCCTTCTGACGCAGGCTGGAAGCGCAAACCCCCAAGAATCGTTCAAACTGGCATTCTATCTAACTGAAATCCAACAGCTCTACCAGGATGATTCACACTTCTCGCTCACCAGCGAGGACATTTCCAAAATCAACCCCAATACTAAAAACTGTCCAACCTTTGAGACGAAGGGCGATGCCGAGTTAGTCTTGGAAATCTATGAAAATAGTGGCGCGTTTATCATCGTGGATGATCCAGAGGGCAATCCATGGAATGCGGATATTCACAGGATGTTCAATATGTCCGACGACTCCGGATTGTTCGTCGACATCCAGGACCTTGATTGGGACGACTATGACCGAGATGGGCAATTGTTATACCCATGCTTGGACAGCGGCGATACACTGATCGGTCTCTATGAGTCGAAACTAACTCACCAGTACAACCACCGATTTGCAACGTTCGGAGGGATTGCGGATGAAGCGGTTGAACGGGGAGACGCGTATGAATTCTCCCCCAGTGAGCTGGATGATGAGACAAAGCTGGCCAGCCCGCGTTATTGGATCCCGTTTACTGAATACGAGGACAAATCTGGGCGCGATTGGCATATCGCCCTGCGTGATATAACAAATGCAACAAACAGAAGAACTGCAATATTCAGCATCCTACCAGAGGCTGCATCCGGACATTCGCTTAACCACGTGACTGGACCGTCTGCACAGGAGGCGTTGCTACTGGTTGCTGCGTTCAATTCCTACACACAGGATTTTGTCGCACGACAGAAAGTCGGTGGTACACACATGAGTCACTTCATCACGCGACAGCTTCCTATCCCTGATCCGGGCCGCTTCCAAGCGCTCCATTACCAGGGAGAGCCCGTTGCGGATCACATTCAGGAGCTCGCCATCCAGCTAACCTACCACGCGGAGGATCTCCGCGAATTCGCAAAGGAGGCTGGATATGATCGCGACCCCTATTCATACACCCAACCAAACGGCCGCCCCCGTAAAGAAGTCCGCTACGAGTTGGAGGCGCTCATGGCGCATGTGTACGGCATCGAAGCCGATGATTTTGAGCGGTTGTTCTCGACGTTCGAGCAGATCAAAACCGAAGACATCAACGAGCACGGCCACTACCGGACTCGAGACGAAATCAAACAGCGGTTCGAAGACATGAAAGACGACATCACCATCACCCAAGAGATTCAGCAGTGAGTGAGTCGGACTCGCGATACGACACCACCTTCACACCATCTCCGTCGACACTAGCAGCGAATCCTCACTGAGCATCTTGTACACAAGCTCCGGAAGGAACGGTGCAGAGAAGACGCTGTCCAACCTGCTACCTTTGCGCTCGAGGGTGATGATGGCTCAGCTACCAAAACAGAGTTCGAAAATGAAGTCAATGAGGTCTGGGAGTCGCTCAAGGAGCGCGGGGACTCTACCCACAGTAACATCTAAAACGATTGCCGTACAGCACCAAGACATACCTTGTCATCTTCACTTAATCCCTTCGACGCCCTCGAAACAGTCCAATCGGATTATCGAAATTACGTCGAGACGTTCCAGAACGTCGATGACGAGACGATCGAGACGTGGATCGATGATCGTATCGAATCGGGCAAGGTCCTGTGGAAAGAGCCGTTTGTCGAACTGAACCAGCGCTTCAAGCAGGGCACGCGACTTGAGCAGTTCGTTAATGACGGTGTTCTGCATGAAGGAGTCCTCAACGTGTTCGATGACGAGTCGGGGACGTCAATTGAGCCATACAAACACCAGTCGGATGCGATCCGCTCGATTAACCAAGGGAATACGATCGTCTCGACAGGCACTGGCTCAGGCAAGTCCTTCGCGTTCGGCATCCCTATCGTCAGCCACTGTCTTGAGGCCAGAGAGCGTGGGGAAGCGGGAATCAAGGCCGTCATTGTCTACCCGATGAATGCGCTGGCGAACTCCCAGTACGAGGAATTCGCTGAACGTCTCGACAACTCTGGATTGCGACTTGGACTGTATACCGGTGACACCCCGAACAATCCCGATAACGAGGCTGAGTTCCTCCAACAGTTCGGCCGCAAGGAGAAGTACGACGCTGAGGTCATCTCACGTGAGGAGATGCAAGAGGAGCCGCCAGATATCCTCATGACGAACTATGTCATGCTGGACTATATCCTCACCCGGCATGAGGATAAGGAGCTGTTCCCCGACCGCCATGACGGGGCCCT
Above is a genomic segment from Halorubellus sp. JP-L1 containing:
- a CDS encoding McrB family protein, with the translated sequence MSTPPGLVLASVVSPAEQTIFSEVVQRGLDRTQLDTADPPGDDRMVHGYPVPAADHIDGRAIEAGDYVLFYTGANQYTDAAQVLDVTHNSEVATSATKQALRQAGASLDTSDHTIGTLLWIDVPIPIELQSFQLHDALDIGDEALTRTRVCGPETTSGLVDEYGSIESMLTTARVEPDVYIEVTSLEDKPYKQPGGDLELGTAVFSRSEASNGADIYSTLRDPNLGDIVLHVLKDTRELRGISRVASTLQTDFEGPPDDSWDANARGNGYFLPLANYRAFENPLDIDGDLLQNSDYQGEFERIYDTHDGLFYDKNFELAQGAYFTAVPTPLRYVLIAEAPAIVDHAREWWWTIEAPSPAESYDSVSGAVVDIRTRLPFTQYNRGWFQTAMTEKLVEQFTDSLKSVQPEAKLTLREVHHCEMLQAIYTDYANTFDQAARELGVGDINQARPGEVLFFVLFRELQSAVGLSANMNHVKAKTILEENYSVKTPERELSATPEGEPLASSNPPDQASDIARQLQDSGQMVFYGPPGTGKTYTAKQFAHWWLNEQPGVDPHTGQFETVTFHPSFTYEDFVEGLSVGTDEEGVVTYDEEAGVFLEFAEHARQDYYASEEGEEAPRYILLIDEINRGNLAQIFGELITALEADKRLAGANETAISLAHSGDRFTIPPNLYLIGTMNTADRSIALVDAALRRRFTFLSFPPRLRLLREEYDLGSWADVATTARTAGADDQLLAQSIIAVHQLNSRIRSEPDLGRGKQIGHSYFFDIETEQDIVDIWQFEVLPLVEEYFFGQYGRIQDVLFGRGGSEVFDWERQQIRAFDKTQLAAALEPFVEEFDAASVGAEE
- a CDS encoding class I SAM-dependent methyltransferase yields the protein MTLQNLKNGLRQLSSITHVSTVADGVVAIDGDHSAVVVHDLPVSPVEQTTTHPTEWQQLEHEFQATEFVIAPVEGTVLVFEREFREFDLSYLPTEIGTIDSARLTTIIYKLYEGQLETTPVSLEFLTADEQSSIATVLQSIANANLGAYYTPESVASVAAQWATAGDRESILDIGCGAGDLFSAAVDSIANPTNAWAIDTNGIACALTAARTTPHGVPPDHVRRQDVFELVDQSESELRLNSTLTETLPEQDPERFDCIFAHPPVGRTHQLTEAAPNSLPHSRIEENFIAAGCQLLAPGGRGCFIIPARSIRRIREQVIPDDVQITRIVSVPDTEFTTMGTEPTILCVERAPAAESIGVVKISSFDDPDRALGALFNPESAESVESVAAALVAANVETTVLQTLSRSPGAAPFFGGQFPTLEAVTEHIAIGMTTGDNRTFYFDPDERAASAISDQFFTPVIKTLPEERTIIKRDQVSHYLFDLREFIESHDLDPSDRAAVADALASVDSAAAEYVQTEFRDDRQSTRGVLPRSCSLENPDLVAHEVSRDLTWYRIDPELRPVLFSNNLRGIACSDEIPPERLQTILNSPLYQLLNESRFPRMARDTEAIRIQMEPLRKLPICLLDLSDREAAQLERLHPYNSPEHKESARSVIIDAVAGEHQPAVAATYDAVSPLRTVRGYEAEIEQLHQILTNGLDTEPEAIDLVDDSMIQKLEETYQTVGLFETRTRPITELMDVFGDQRYWSFLGGVAAQFEGVLQDYIEEHVGPVEFRQPPDDDSKRWMYRPTGGDWKPLRLKILFDEVFSGDLQNVMQLVRERRNEIAHGRLLSDEEANAEALLLAFYIFTYAVLHKENARIASAKSER